A region from the Vicia villosa cultivar HV-30 ecotype Madison, WI linkage group LG3, Vvil1.0, whole genome shotgun sequence genome encodes:
- the LOC131661065 gene encoding serine/threonine-protein kinase SRK2A-like, whose protein sequence is MDKYEAVKDLGSGNFGVARLMRNKVTKELVAMKYIERGSKIDENVAREIMNHRSLRHPNIIRFKEVILTPTHLAIVMEYAAGGELFERICNAGRFSEDEARYFFQQLISGVHFCHTMQICHRDLKLENTLLDGSPAPRLKICDFGYSKSSLLHSRPKSTVGTPAYIAPEVLSRREYDGKMADVWSCGVTLYVMLVGAYPFEDQDDPKNFRKTIQRIMAIQYRIPDYVHISQDCRHLISRIFVANPLRRINIRDIKSHPWFLKNLPRELTESAQAMYYQRENPSFHLQSVDDVMKIVGEARNPPPISRPIKGFGWEGEEDEEAEDLEAELEEEEVEEDEYDKRVKEVHASGEFHIS, encoded by the exons atggatAAGTACGAGGCGGTTAAGGATTTGGGTTCTGGTAATTTTGGGGTTGCCAGGCTTATGAGAAACAAAGTTACAAAGGAACTTGTCGCCATGAAATACATCGAGCGCGGTTCCAAG ATTGATGAGAACGTGGCTAGAGAGATCATGAATCACAGGTCTCTTCGGCATCCAAATATAATTCGATTCAAGGAG GTGATTTTGACTCCAACGCATTTAGCAATAGTTATGGAGTATGCAGCTGGAGGAGAGCTTTTTGAGAGGATATGTAATGCTGGAAGGTTCAGTGAAGATGAG GCCAGGTATTTCTTTCAGCAGCTGATCTCAGGTGTCCATTTCTGTCATACCATG CAAATATGTCACAGAGATCTGAAGCTAGAGAATACCCTTTTAGATGGAAGTCCTGCACCTCGCTTAAAAATTTGTGACTTCGGTTATTCCAAG TCATCTTTGCTCCATTCACGTCCCAAATCAACGGTTGGAACACCAGCTTATATAGCACCAGAGGTTCTTTCTAGGAGGGAGTATGATGGAAAG ATGGCTGATGTATGGTCATGTGGGGTGACTCTTTATGTGATGCTGGTCGGAGCATATCCGTTTGAGGACCAGGATGACCCTAAAAATTTTAGGAAAACAATTCAG CGTATAATGGCCATTCAATACAGAATTCCTGATTATGTTCACATATCTCAAGATTGTAGACACCTTATCTCTCGGATATTTGTTGCAAATCCATTGAGG AGAATTAATATTAGGGATATCAAGAGCCACCCATGGTTTTTAAAGAATCTTCCAAGGGAGCTAACAGAATCAGCTCAAGCTATGTACTACCAGAGGGAAAATCCAAGCTTCCACCTACAAAGTGTGGACGATGTGATGAAAATCGTGGGAGAGGCAAGAAACCCGCCTCCAATATCTAGGCCTATCAAAGGTTTTGGCTGGGAaggtgaagaggatgaagaagcaGAAGATTTGGAAGCGGAATTGGAGGAAGAGGAGGTTGAAGAAGACGAGTACGATAAGAGGGTCAAAGAGGTTCATGCAAGTGGAGAATTCCATATCAGTTAA
- the LOC131657913 gene encoding probable glycosyltransferase At3g07620: MKPSSHKCFSSQFLALFFTLALATLVLVSCWTHSPYFSSFLASTQEDEVPSSTAFSLQTFASYGSHDDEKLDINFKHKGTNKENLRDHKHSNLERIESKLAKARYSIKQASKIQNLTSIHQDQEYVPHGPIYRNANAFHRSYREMEKVFKIFVYEEGEPPMFHHGLSKDIYSSEGIFINEMEKGRYYRTYDPNEAFVYFLPFSVVMMIEYLYVRGTYDRTPFGLCVKDYIQIISHKYPFWNQSQGHDHFMLSCHDWGPSVTAFVDNLFNKSIRVLCNANTSEGFKPEKDVPFPEMNLRTGHLTNLVVQGYSPSHRTILAFFAGHLHGNIRYLLLNTWKNKDEDVQVFDELPDEESYQTKLRSSRFCLCPSGYEVASPRIVEAIFAECVPVLISNSYVLPFSDVLNWKSFSVQIDVKEIPNIKKILMGISQRRYLMMQRRVKQVQRHFVPNEPPKRFDIFHMTIHSIWLRRLNIRIHDDDK, translated from the exons ATGAAACCTTCTTCTCACAAGTGTTTCTCTTCCCAATTTTTGGCTCTCTTCTTCACACTTGCATTAGCTACACTAGTTCTTGTTTCTTGTTGGACTCATTCTCCATATTTCTCATCATTTCTTGCTTCAACACAAGAAGATGAAGTTCCATCATCGACTGCATTTTCATTACAAACCTTTGCTTCATATGGTTCTCAT GATGATGAAAAGCTTGACATAAACTTTAAGCATAAAGGTACAAACAAAGAGAACCTTAGAGATCATAAACACAGCAACTTGGAAAGAATTGAATCAAAATTGGCCAAAGCAAGATATTCCATCAAACAAGCTagcaaaattcaaaatttgacatcaattcaccaagatcaagaaTATGTTCCTCATGGCCCGATTTACAGAAACGCCAACGCTTTTCATAG GAGTTACCGAGAGATGGAAAAGGTGTTCAAGATTTTCGTGTACGAGGAAGGAGAGCCACCGATGTTTCACCATGGTCTAAGCAAAGACATATACTCATCCGAAGGAATATTCATAAACGAAATGGAAAAGGGAAGATACTACAGAACATATGATCCAAATGAAGCTTTTGTGTATTTTCTACCTTTCAGTGTGGTTATGATGATTGAGTATCTCTACGTGCGAGGCACCTATGATCGAACTCCGTTTGGTCTGTGTGTAAAAGACTATATACAGATTATATCTCATAAATATCCATTCTGGAACCAATCTCAAGGCCATGATCATTTCATGCTTTCTTGCCATGATTGGGGACCAAGTGTAACCGCTTTCGTTGATAACTTGTTCAACAAGTCAATAAGGGTGCTCTGCAATGCTAATACATCAGAAGGATTCAAACCAGAAAAAGATGTACCATTCCCTGAAATGAATCTCAGGACAGGACATCTCACAAATCTAGTAGTACAGGGGTACTCTCCATCTCATAGGACAATCCTTGCTTTCTTTGCAGGTCATTTGCATGGTAACATAAGATACTTGCTACTCAATACATGGAAAAACAAAGACGAAGATGTTCAAGTTTTCGATGAACTTCCTGACGAAGAATCTTATCAAACTAAGCTTAGAAGCAGCAGGTTTTGTTTGTGTCCAAGTGGTTATGAGGTGGCTAGTCCGAGAATTGTGGAAGCTATATTTGCAGAATGTGTGCCTGTGTTgatttctaatagctatgttctGCCTTTTAGTGATGTTTTGAATTGGAAATCATTTTCGGTTCAAATAGATGTGAAGGAAATTCCTAATATTAAGAAGATACTCATGGGAATTTCGCAGAGAAGGTACTTGATGATGCAGAGGAGAGTAAAACAAGTGCAAAGGCATTTTGTTCCTAATGAGCCACCAAAAAGGTTCGATATTTTTCATATGACTATTCATTCTATTTGGCTTAGAAGGTTGAACATCCGTATTCATGATGACGACAAGTGA